One part of the Brevundimonas sp. NIBR11 genome encodes these proteins:
- a CDS encoding sorbosone dehydrogenase family protein has translation MKTRFALLAVSTAALTLAACGNGPLAPEGSTFGPSPTLVAPHTRPITPTVNIAPAVGWPSGVMPAAPQGFRVQAFATGLDHPRWLYRLPNGDILVAETNAPPKPPGKSGGIRGWIMGLVQKRAGAAPPSPNRIILLRDADGDGTAETKSTFLENLSSPFGMALVGDRLFVANADAVVAFPYQAGQTSITAPATKIADLPAGRNHHWTKSLVASADGTKLYVGVGSNSNIGENGMAEEEGRAAIHEIDIATGAQRIFASGLRNPVGLAWQPDTKALWVAVNERDELGNDLVPDYMTSVRDGGFYGWPYSYYGQTVDARVKPQDPAKVASAIAPDYALGAHTASLGLTFYEGTAFPPAYSHGAFVGQHGSWNREPRAGYKVVFVPFANGVPNGPPQDFLTGFVNANGDAMGRPVGVQVDRTGALLVADDVGNVIWRVAPAR, from the coding sequence ATGAAGACCCGTTTCGCCCTGCTCGCGGTCTCGACCGCCGCCCTGACCCTGGCCGCCTGCGGCAACGGGCCGTTGGCGCCCGAGGGATCGACATTCGGCCCCAGCCCGACCCTTGTCGCGCCCCACACGCGACCGATCACCCCGACCGTGAATATCGCGCCAGCCGTCGGCTGGCCCAGCGGGGTCATGCCCGCTGCGCCACAGGGCTTCCGCGTCCAGGCCTTCGCGACAGGCCTCGATCACCCCCGGTGGCTGTATCGTCTCCCCAACGGCGACATCCTGGTGGCGGAGACCAACGCCCCGCCCAAGCCTCCCGGCAAGTCCGGCGGCATCCGCGGCTGGATCATGGGACTGGTGCAGAAGCGCGCCGGCGCCGCCCCGCCCAGCCCCAACCGCATCATCCTTCTGCGCGACGCGGATGGCGACGGGACGGCGGAGACGAAATCGACCTTCCTCGAGAACCTGAGCTCGCCGTTCGGCATGGCCTTGGTCGGGGATCGGTTGTTCGTAGCGAACGCCGATGCGGTCGTGGCCTTCCCGTATCAGGCGGGCCAGACCTCAATCACGGCCCCTGCGACGAAGATCGCCGACCTGCCGGCCGGGCGGAACCATCACTGGACCAAGTCGCTGGTCGCCTCCGCCGACGGGACGAAACTCTACGTCGGCGTCGGGTCGAACTCGAACATCGGCGAGAACGGCATGGCCGAAGAGGAAGGCCGCGCCGCCATCCACGAGATCGATATCGCCACGGGCGCCCAGCGGATCTTCGCCTCGGGCCTGCGCAATCCGGTGGGACTGGCCTGGCAGCCGGACACCAAGGCCCTGTGGGTCGCGGTCAATGAGCGCGACGAACTGGGCAACGATCTGGTGCCTGACTACATGACCTCGGTGCGGGACGGCGGCTTCTATGGCTGGCCTTACAGCTACTACGGCCAGACCGTGGATGCGCGGGTGAAGCCGCAGGACCCGGCCAAGGTCGCCTCGGCGATAGCGCCCGACTATGCTCTCGGCGCCCACACGGCGTCCTTGGGCCTGACCTTCTATGAGGGAACCGCCTTCCCGCCCGCCTACAGCCACGGGGCCTTTGTGGGTCAGCATGGGTCCTGGAACCGCGAACCGCGCGCCGGATACAAGGTTGTCTTCGTGCCTTTCGCCAACGGCGTGCCGAACGGACCGCCGCAGGACTTCCTGACCGGTTTTGTCAATGCGAACGGCGACGCCATGGGCCGGCCCGTGGGGGTGCAGGTGGATCGCACGGGCGCCCTGCTCGTCGCCGACGATGTGGGCAATGTCATCTGGCGGGTCGCGCCGGCCCGGTGA
- a CDS encoding lipocalin family protein has protein sequence MSIRTPILAAAAVLGLSLALGACATSVPADQVRAPQPARAVDLERFYTGRWLEIARLPMRLTDGCVAGATTYEIQSPTRIGVRDTCQRDTPQGSEKAIGASGTILDPGFNAKLRARYLAGLITWEYWVLDHAEDYSWFISADPKFEKLWIYTREVPSDAERAALVERARALGYDVSRLEFPAF, from the coding sequence ATGTCGATCCGAACCCCGATCCTCGCCGCTGCGGCGGTCCTCGGCCTCAGTCTCGCACTGGGCGCCTGCGCCACCTCCGTTCCCGCCGACCAGGTGCGTGCGCCCCAGCCCGCGCGAGCGGTCGATCTGGAGCGGTTCTATACCGGCCGCTGGCTGGAGATCGCCCGTTTGCCCATGCGCCTGACCGACGGCTGCGTTGCCGGGGCGACGACCTATGAGATCCAGTCGCCGACGCGAATCGGCGTGCGCGACACCTGCCAGCGCGATACGCCGCAGGGCTCGGAGAAGGCCATCGGAGCGTCAGGGACGATCCTCGACCCCGGCTTCAACGCAAAGCTCCGCGCCCGGTATCTGGCCGGCCTGATTACCTGGGAATACTGGGTGCTGGACCACGCCGAGGACTACAGCTGGTTCATCTCCGCCGATCCGAAGTTCGAGAAGCTGTGGATCTACACCCGAGAGGTTCCCAGCGACGCCGAACGCGCGGCCCTGGTCGAGCGCGCTCGGGCCCTTGGATACGATGTCAGCCGCCTTGAGTTCCCCGCCTTCTAA
- a CDS encoding DUF1206 domain-containing protein: MTAALPAFAERLIDRVRKRRTWRDRFPRVHEALEASSRFGHAANGFVYVSVGILMLASAIGMRGQAVDPHGVLYVLAQQPFGRLWLILIGAGLWAFVGWRVLQAVFDIDHEGSDLNGWAVRATQATSGAAYAVLASGVFELLDEVQANMGAEQLAENQEKAAILLGLPFGGAVLMVIGLIIAGVGIGNIVMGFVNDFAATLVCSKTVCRWVLPLARVGYVARGLAYLPLALFVTLAGYRASSDRVETFGTALEALERQPGGAIMLGMTAVGLIAFGAYAFVEARFRRIRVPKDLEAG, encoded by the coding sequence ATGACCGCCGCCCTGCCCGCCTTCGCCGAGAGACTGATCGACCGCGTCCGCAAGCGCCGGACCTGGCGCGACCGGTTTCCGCGTGTGCATGAGGCGCTGGAGGCGTCGTCGCGGTTCGGGCATGCGGCCAACGGCTTCGTCTATGTGTCCGTCGGGATCCTGATGCTGGCCTCGGCCATCGGGATGCGGGGTCAGGCGGTCGATCCGCATGGCGTTCTCTACGTCCTGGCCCAGCAGCCGTTCGGGCGGCTGTGGCTGATCCTGATCGGGGCGGGCCTGTGGGCCTTCGTCGGCTGGCGGGTGCTGCAGGCCGTGTTCGACATCGACCACGAGGGTTCGGACCTGAACGGCTGGGCCGTGCGAGCGACGCAGGCGACGAGCGGCGCGGCCTACGCCGTCCTGGCGTCGGGGGTGTTCGAACTGCTCGACGAGGTGCAGGCGAACATGGGCGCCGAGCAGTTGGCGGAAAACCAGGAGAAGGCCGCGATCCTTCTGGGCCTGCCGTTCGGCGGCGCCGTCCTGATGGTGATCGGTCTGATCATCGCGGGCGTCGGCATCGGCAACATCGTCATGGGGTTCGTCAACGATTTTGCAGCGACCCTGGTCTGTTCGAAGACTGTGTGCCGATGGGTGCTGCCGCTGGCGAGGGTCGGCTATGTCGCGCGCGGTCTGGCCTATCTGCCGTTGGCCCTGTTCGTGACCTTGGCGGGCTATCGGGCGTCCTCGGATCGGGTCGAGACCTTCGGCACGGCGCTTGAGGCGCTGGAGCGTCAGCCGGGCGGCGCGATCATGCTGGGAATGACCGCCGTCGGGCTGATCGCCTTCGGAGCCTACGCCTTCGTCGAGGCGCGCTTCCGCCGCATCCGAGTGCCGAAAGATCTCGAGGCGGGTTGA
- a CDS encoding NAD(P)/FAD-dependent oxidoreductase, whose amino-acid sequence MLRLSEIKLPLDHPPEALPAAIAAKLGVPAHGLKSWSVWKRAHDARKKSAILKVYILDVEVADEAAVLARFRDDPHVKPTPNVAYRHVAVAPKDHRLRPVVIGAGPCGLFAGLILAEMGFKPIILDRGKVVRERTKDTWELWRKSKLHPESNVQFGEGGAGTFSDGKLYSQIKDPRFLARKVLTEFVAAGAPEEILTEAHPHIGTFRLVTMVEAMREKIEALGGEYRFEHRVVDIELDKGAIRGVRLHTGEVLEADHVVFAIGHSSRDTFQTLYDRGVHIEAKPFSIGFRIEHPQSWIDRALFGPCAGHPDLGAAAYSLSHHCSNGRTVYSFCMCPGGTVVAATSEPGRVVTNGMSQYSRNERNANSGFVVGISPEDYPSDHPLAGIELQRDLETRAYAAGGGDYFAPGQLVGDFLAGRASTALGEVEPSYKPGVRPTDLAPLMPDYVIAAMREALPVFGRKIPRYDDAQAVLTGVETRSSSPIRMTRGADFQSLNVRGLFPAGEGAGYAGGILSAAVDGIKVAEAVALSMVEVTA is encoded by the coding sequence CCTGGTCCGTGTGGAAGCGGGCGCATGATGCGCGCAAGAAGTCGGCGATCCTCAAGGTCTATATCCTCGACGTCGAGGTGGCGGACGAGGCGGCGGTGCTGGCGCGGTTCAGGGACGACCCGCATGTGAAACCGACCCCGAACGTCGCCTATCGGCATGTCGCGGTCGCGCCGAAGGATCACAGGTTGCGGCCGGTCGTGATCGGGGCTGGGCCATGCGGCCTGTTCGCCGGGCTTATCCTGGCGGAGATGGGATTCAAACCGATCATCCTGGACCGGGGCAAGGTGGTGCGGGAGCGCACGAAAGATACGTGGGAGCTATGGCGCAAGAGCAAGCTCCATCCCGAGTCGAACGTCCAGTTCGGCGAGGGCGGGGCCGGCACCTTCTCCGACGGCAAGCTCTACAGCCAGATCAAGGACCCGCGCTTCCTGGCCCGCAAGGTGCTGACCGAGTTCGTCGCGGCGGGCGCGCCGGAAGAGATTCTGACCGAGGCCCATCCGCACATCGGCACCTTCCGCCTGGTGACCATGGTCGAGGCCATGCGCGAGAAGATCGAGGCCCTGGGCGGCGAGTACCGGTTCGAGCATCGGGTCGTCGACATCGAACTCGACAAGGGCGCGATCCGGGGCGTGCGGCTGCACACCGGCGAGGTGCTGGAAGCGGACCATGTGGTCTTCGCCATCGGCCATTCGTCGCGCGACACCTTCCAGACCCTGTACGACCGGGGCGTCCATATCGAGGCCAAGCCCTTCTCGATCGGCTTCCGCATCGAGCATCCGCAGTCGTGGATCGACCGGGCCCTGTTCGGGCCGTGCGCGGGGCATCCCGATCTGGGGGCTGCGGCCTATTCCCTGTCGCACCACTGTTCGAACGGGCGGACGGTCTACAGTTTCTGCATGTGCCCGGGCGGGACGGTGGTGGCGGCGACCAGCGAGCCGGGCCGCGTCGTCACCAACGGCATGAGCCAGTATTCGCGCAACGAGCGGAACGCCAACTCCGGCTTCGTCGTCGGCATCTCGCCCGAGGACTATCCCAGCGACCATCCGCTGGCGGGGATCGAACTGCAGCGCGATCTCGAGACGCGCGCCTATGCGGCGGGCGGCGGCGACTATTTCGCGCCGGGCCAGCTGGTCGGCGACTTCCTGGCGGGGCGGGCCTCGACCGCGCTGGGGGAGGTCGAGCCCAGCTACAAGCCGGGGGTGCGGCCGACCGACCTGGCGCCCCTGATGCCCGACTATGTGATCGCCGCCATGCGCGAGGCCCTGCCCGTCTTCGGCCGCAAGATCCCCCGCTATGACGACGCCCAGGCCGTGCTGACGGGGGTGGAGACGCGCAGTTCCTCGCCCATCCGCATGACGCGCGGCGCCGACTTCCAGAGCCTGAACGTGCGCGGCCTGTTCCCCGCCGGCGAAGGCGCTGGCTACGCGGGCGGGATTCTCTCGGCGGCTGTCGATGGGATCAAGGTGGCGGAAGCGGTGGCGTTGTCGATGGTGGAAGTGACGGCGTAG